A genomic stretch from Aedes albopictus strain Foshan chromosome 2, AalbF5, whole genome shotgun sequence includes:
- the LOC134287084 gene encoding uncharacterized protein LOC134287084: MGSRATGRIGTGDGGKSSVRTGAEKTRELKRLTNEAMMGILNNTNEAGTDSPNEQAAAVGVNKTGGWIQGIVGEMQNLSIARETSVVPEKTTSACPMFDISSTPTTAGAYVSSVDHTLTPTIRRVSGGPVSRPQLTSFPHSTVIHSQLPVNARSEIDCLHQLGATPRSLISRVPAVFGASAQTNVVTACSTIPTVGLTSTCWGLPNVSDCAAVNSPLTTFLPQQPHQPGLAPNVYVPANTLPHSFASVASMGGGMGSGCGFGTQHAAEYATNVSTGGGIPMGFSGMPRHHNPHLASGYAANVGTGSGFPVHQNYIGLQRPHDPVGQFQVLPTQHQLMARQVMPKDLPSFRGDPEDWPLFYSAYVNSTMACGYSDVENLARLQKALQGKAYDAVKSRLLLPACVPQVMSTLHMLYGRPELIIQSLLNKVREAPAPKPDKLDTLISFGMTVQNLVDHLEAAGQTAHMCNPILLQELVEKIPTHLRLDWALYKRQFAVIDLRVFTTYMSTLVAAATDVTVIADCRQAQTYRKEKNFLNAYSETEPLKKEVKQENISGVVCLACQGPNHKVKDCVLFKRWEPEIRWETVRNFHLCKMCLGKHGQRPCKQQAACGTEGCQLRHHPLLHTDRQKQREAAEEEQQVHRYFGDGLRRRCKCSPFYRKVNVISHHTGKAFLERKVSRDVRVLR; this comes from the exons ATGGGTTCAAGAGCAACGGGCCGTATTGGAACGGGAGATGGAGGTAAATCATCAGTTAGAACTGGAGCGGAAAAGACTAGAGAGCTTAAAAGGTTGACAAACGAAGCCATGATGGGGATTCTTAACAACACCAACGAAGCTGGTACGGATA gtccgAATGAGCAAGCAGCTGCAGTAGGGGTCAACAAGACAGGAGGCTGGATACAAGGGATAGTCGGCGAGATGCAAAACCTCTCTATCGCCCGCGAGACGAGTGTGGTCCCAGAGAAGACAACATCTGCCTGTCCCATGTTTGATATCAGTTCCACACCGACCACTGCAGGTGCCTATGTGAGTTCGGTGGACCATACACTCACGCCAACTATTCGACGAGTATCTGGTGGCCCGGTAAGTCGACCTCAACTGACAAGTTTCCCTCACAGTACAGTGATACACTCACAACTACCTGTAAACGCTCGATCAGAAATCGATTGCTTACATCAGTTGGGCGCAACGCCACGAAGTTTGATCAGTCGAGTACCTGCGGTGTTCGGAGCTAGTGCTCAAACGAATGTAGTGACAGCATGTTCTACGATTCCTACTGTAGGACTCACTTCTACATGTTGGGGGCTTCCGAATGTATCCGATTGCGCAGCTGTAAACAGTCCACTGACAACTTTTCTACCACAGCAACCACACCAGCCTGGGTTAGCACCGAATGTATATGTACCAGCGAATACTCTTCCACACTCCTTTGCCAGTGTGGCTTCGATGGGCGGAGGAATGGGTAGTGGATGCGGCTTTGGAACTCAACATGCAGCGGAGTACGCAACGAACGTCAGCACCGGTGGGGGCATTCCGATGGGATTTAGCGGCATGCCAAGGCATCACAATCCTCATTTGGCATCTGGCTATGCAGCGAACGTCGGAACAGGTAGCGGATTCCCTGTTCATCAGAATTACATTGGGCTTCAACGGCCGCATGATCCGGTGGGTCAATTTCAAGTGCTTCCCACGCAGCATCAATTGATGGCTAGACAAGTCATGCCTAAAGACCTACCATCATTTCGAGGTGATCCAGAAGATTGGCCGCTGTTCTACAGTGCATATGTAAATTCGACAATGGCATGCGGATATTCAGATGTCGAGAATTTGGCCAGACTACAAAAGGCTTTGCAGGGTAAGGCGTACGACGCAGTCAAGAGCCGGCTTCTGCTTCCCGCGTGTGTACCTCAGGTTATGTCTACACTGCATATGCTTTACGGGCGACCTGAGCTAATTATTCAAAGTCTCCTGAACAAAGTTCGAGAAGCTCCGGCTCCAAAGCCGGATAAGTTGGACACGTTGATTTCATTTGGGATGACAGTCCAAAACCTAGTCGACCATTTGGAAGCGGCGGGGCAGACGGCACATATGTGTAATCCTATTTTACTGCAGGAATTGGTGGAGAAGATACCGACCCATTTGCGTTTGGACTGGGCCCTGTATAAAAGGCAGTTTGCGGTGATAGATTTACGAGTTTTTACAACCTACATGTCCACCCTCGTTGCTGCTGCTACAGATGTCACGGTCATCGCGGACTGTAGACAAGCGCAAACATATAGGAAAGAGAAGAATTTCCTTAATGCGTATTCCGAAACGGAACCATTGAAGAAGGAGGTCAAGCAGGAGAACATATCAGGAGTCGTATGTTTGGCATGCCAGGGACCAAATCACAAAGTCAAAGATTGTGTCCTATTTAAAAGGTGGGAACCCGAAATTAGATGGGAGACTGTTCGGAATTTTCATCTTTGTAAAATGTGCCTCGGAAAACACGGTCAACGACCCTGTAAGCAACAAGCGGCTTGTGGAACGGAAGGTTGCCAACTCCGACATCATCCATTGCTACATACTGATAGGCAGAAACAGCGAGAGGCAGCCGAAGAGGAACAACAAGTACATAGATACTTCGGCGATGGACTCCGGAGAAGGTGTAAATGCTCACCATTCTACAGGAAAGTCAACGTTATTTCGCATCATACCGGTAAAGCTTTTCTGGAACGGAAGGTCAGTCGAGACGTACGCGTTCTTAGATGA